TGCCAACCAGTTTTCAATATCCAGGATTTCGTTTTTTATTTTTGCTATGTATAATTCATAGAATTTGTGGTTAACATAAACAGGTAACTCCTCACTGCGCTGACTAATACTATTGAGGTCAAATAAGCCATATTGCAGAACAAACCTCAGCTTGTTTATTATGGATAACTTGTTTTCAAGGTTAATAGCTGATAGCAATTTTTTAAAATTCAAAGCCTTTCTGAAATTCCATTTGCGGTGAAATTTCTTGTCGAGCGTAAATTTTATGTGCTGATTAAGTGGTTGTTCTGCTTTTATATGGTTAAATTCTAATTCAGCATCTGATAATTTCGTTTTTAAGGTGGCTAATTTATTCCGGTACTCAAAACACTTCATGAGTATGGAATCCAAATCACGAACCTCATTCATTGCTTTTGTCAATCGCTCTTCCGAAATCTTAAAATCCTGATTTACCGTTTGCTCATCAATATTGTCGAAGAATAAAGCTTTATTGTCTTTATTTCCAAGTGACGCTACAATCATTTCATAACCATATTTCTCTAGCTTTTCGCGCACATTGAATACCGCAGTATTATTATTTGAAACAATTGCAACAGTTTTGTTCTGTACGATAAGATTGGCTATAATATTCAGGATTGTTTGGGTCTTTCCTGTTCCCGGAGGACCTTCTACTATGCTTATGCTATTTCTAAGCGTAGTCTCAACTGCTAGTTTCTGACTTGTGTTACATCCGAAAGGATAGATTAGTGTCTCTTTTGGAATGCTGAGAGCAGGGTTGATTCCATTAATGTAGTTGGATAGTGCCGATCCTGATTCTAACACATCTATACCATCAAGAGCCTTAAGTAATATGTCAGAGCTTATTTGATTCGGACTTTGACTATCTGTTTCTTCTGATGGAATGTCAAATGATACTTCGCCACTTTCTTTCAGTATCTCTTTAAAATAATTGATTACTGATTTCGTCTGACCAATATTCTTTTCTATATCACAGATTTCAATATTGGAATTGTTTTCGATTGGAGAAGAACAACTTTCCCCATTTCGAAAAATCAAATAACGACCATAATTATAAACAGTATTATATTTCTTGTTTAATTCACCATTCTCATATATATGCACACTTTCTCGTCGAGATACAAGGGAATAGTATTGTACCTTTTCAGCTCCATAATTATAGCTTCCACCATTATTAAATGTGATACGATACCCGTTTTCAGTACGAACAACCGTTGAAATATCTCTTTTGTATTCAAATTCCAGAGATGTTTTGTCTTTTAAATATACTATGAATGGATGATCCATTAATCTTATTTGTTATAGAAATATAACCTCAAAAATACTAATTTAATCTTTAGGAAATGATAAGGGCTTAAAAATGATTTTAAACTAAACTAAGCGATTGATTTGCTGAAGATACAGGCCTGGTAATTTATTCATCCTTCACTATTGCAAACCAGCTTGACACATATGCTGTAAAAGTACCGAATAGTCCAACTCCGGCAGTCATCAATACCGCTGCAATTATCCGTCCTTCGGTAGTTACAGGGAATTTATCACCATAACCTACAGTTGTGATAGTTATGTTTCATTATACCCGATTTCAATTCTATATTGAAAGTAATGATTTATGGGCAGGGAATCAGCATTGTAGCAGATTATCTTGTAAGGATCTTATTAAAAAATAAGCTTAAAGAGCTTTGGAAAGCTGCCAGGCTTCACCTTATAACATTTATCTGGCTTACAATAAAAACAGTTTCACAACCCGGCAAATTGAGATGTTTAGGAGCTCCTAAAATCATAAAAGTTTAGCTGGACTATAAACTCTTTTTATGTATGATAAACAGTTAGAAAGTCAAGTGTAATCAGCAAAACACAATCTCCTGATATACACTGCAAAATCTCAAAATCTTTTTAAGCTTTAATAAATCACAATACTGTGATTTATTGTTGTTATTTTTGGACAAAATTTAATTCTAACATTATGAAAAAATTATTATTATCGTTAATTACTTTAAGTTTAATTAGTTGCTCAAAAAAAGATGATTTTAAGGACTTTGGCATCCAAAACAAAGAAATCCAAACTAAAACGAACGGCTTCGTAAACACTCCTACTGATTCACAATCTAAAGTGTGGACAATTATTGATAATCGCTGGGCTATTTATGGCTTTTACAGTAGCCACATGCATAAGCATATGTATTCTGATATACCTCTGCCCTCTGAGATTCCTCATACTCAACCTGGTCAGTATTATTACTTTCTGGAAAGGACTTTAGGAGCAGCTGATGGTGTTGGAAATGGCAATATGATTACATCTTGGTTTAATACTAATAATGAGGATCAAATATTAACTACTAATCCAGGTGAATTAAATGGACAAAATGGTTGGAAAAAAGATAGGGATCTTGGTAAAAGTTATACTGGCAATGAGGAAGGAAGTTTCCCTATCTATAGATATTACAGAAGTGCAACAAGTTCACACTTTTACACGAGAGATAAAAATGAATTAGGTGATGGAAAAGATGGCTTTGTTTATGAAGGAGTCGCTTTTTACCTTAAGGAACCTGTACCTACAGAATACAGGATAAGTGATGGAAGTTTTTATCAGGATAAAAGTACTGGTTCTATATATGTAGTAATGGAAAGCCAGTTAAGAAAGGTTGAATCTGTTGAAGTTCTTAAAAGAATATTTGATTTTAGAGCAACAGGATTTCTCGATTATTTAGCTACTACAATCATGGATGTCAATAATATTGAGACAATTAAAGGAACAAGAGGCTCATCTATATCTGTAAATAGTGTTCTTTATCAGGATATTAATACTGGAATAAGGTATTTGAGTAATCCTAATGATAATCGGGGTAATTTAAAAATTATACCTAATGATAAGGTATTTAAAAGGTACCATTTTAATGATAGTTCTATTCAAAAAACGCAAGGTGTGAATAATCTTAGACTGGAAGAGCTTAAAATAACGTATTAGAAATCTGAAAGGTATAAAGCTTTAATAGTAAAGGGGGATTAATATCCCCCTTTACTATTAAAGCTTTATAGGTATCTGAATATCTGGTAATTTACCTGATCAGGTAATATACTGGTGAAGTATCATGTGAAATACTAACCAAAATTTGAAATATAAACGTTTGCGGGCTTTATAAGCATTATAAAATAGTTTTTGAAGAAAGTCTTCAAAATAAGGAATAAATAATAGATGAAAAAACCGGAAATTGCGCTATAAATACCTTAAAACATGACTAGAAAGATAACAAGTGGTCCAATCAGGAATAAGGAAAGAACCAAGGATAAACTGATGACTGCTGTTGGAGCCATTTTGAAAAAAGAAGGCTTTACGGGCTTAAATGTAAGTAAGGTAGCAACAAAAGCCAATCTGGACAGGAAACTTATTTATGATTATTATGGCAGTATGGAAGGACTGGTAAAGGAATATTTGAACAGCCATGACTTTTTTACAGTAAACATTGATCAGACAAAGGAGATCGTGGAAAAAAGCAGAAGTGATCATGGTAAAGAAATGATCAGTAATGTATTGGAGAATCAGCTTGATTCACTTGTTACTAATGGAGAGCTGCGCAAGATTATAAGTTGGGGGATAAGTGAAAGTTCAAAATCCTTAGAAGAATTAAACCAAAAGCGTGAGTTTTTGGGTGAACAGTTTTTCTCTGAAATTACAGACGAATATTTTAAAAGTAAAGATAAAAATATCAGGCCTGTTGTCGCGCTATTGATTGGGGGTATTTATTATTTAACTTTAATTGCCCACACCAATAATGGCCTTGTATGTGGGATAGATATTCGGAAAAAGGAAGCACAGGAAGAAATAAAGAAGACTCTTA
The sequence above is drawn from the Pedobacter cryoconitis genome and encodes:
- a CDS encoding ion channel: MTITTVGYGDKFPVTTEGRIIAAVLMTAGVGLFGTFTAYVSSWFAIVKDE
- a CDS encoding TetR/AcrR family transcriptional regulator — protein: MTRKITSGPIRNKERTKDKLMTAVGAILKKEGFTGLNVSKVATKANLDRKLIYDYYGSMEGLVKEYLNSHDFFTVNIDQTKEIVEKSRSDHGKEMISNVLENQLDSLVTNGELRKIISWGISESSKSLEELNQKREFLGEQFFSEITDEYFKSKDKNIRPVVALLIGGIYYLTLIAHTNNGLVCGIDIRKKEAQEEIKKTLKQIIESTYS